The proteins below are encoded in one region of Populus alba chromosome 2, ASM523922v2, whole genome shotgun sequence:
- the LOC118035745 gene encoding cyclin-D3-3, translating into MKMASRYNPEISEQQQYQQNPTFLYDGLYCSEENWEKEVREDYFQDEVKGESFYSIDNNKRNTFPVFVQQDLSWEEEELSSLFAKEEQNQLYKILEINPSLATARCEVVEWILKVNVHYSFSAVTAILAVNYLDRFLLSVHLEKDKPWMAQLAAVACLSLAAKVEETQVPLLLDFQVEESKYVFEAKTIQRMEILVLSTLKWKMNPITPISFIDYITRRLGLKDYLCLEFLKRCERILLSVVPDSRSMLYVPSVMATAAMLYIIDGVEPSLAAEYQSQLLGILGIDKDKVEDCSKLVMELAPGDHFKFSSKRKYSSIPGSPNGVIDVSFSSDSSNYSWSVVSSVSSSPEPLSKKTRALQSLNDATTDFLSLPR; encoded by the exons ATGAAGATGGCATCGAGGTATAATCCAGAAATAAGTGAGCAACAACAATATCAGCAAAACCCTACATTTCTTTATGATGGTCTTTATTGTTCCGAAGAGAATTGGGAGAAAGAAGTTAGAGAAGACTATTTTCAAGATGAAGTGAAAGGAGAGAGTTTTTATAGTATTGATAACAATAAACGAAACACTTTTCCAGTCTTCGTACAGCAGGACTTAAGCTGGGAAGAGGAGGAACTTTCCTCTTTGTTTGCCAAGGAGGAGCAAAATCAGCTGtacaaaattttagaaatcaacCCATCTTTAGCCACGGCTCGCTGTGAGGTTGTAGAGTGGATTCTAAAGGTCAATGTACACTACTCGTTCTCTGCTGTAACTGCAATCTTGGCCGTGAACTATCTTGATAGGTTTTTACTCAGTGTCCACCTTGAGAAGGATAAGCCATGGATGGCCCAACTTGCAGCCGTGGCTTGTCTCTCACTTGCTGCCAAAGTGGAGGAGACCCAAGTGCCCCTTTTATTGGATTTTCAG GTGGAGGAAAGTAAATATGTGTTTGAGGCCAAAACTATCCAGAGAATGGAGATTCTGGTTCTTTCTACTCTTAAATGGAAGATGAATCCAATAACCCCGATATCATTTATTGACTACATCACTAGAAGGCTCGGCCTAAAAGACTATCTTTGTTTGGAATTTCTAAAGAGGTGTGAGCGCATATTACTCTCTGTCGTGCCAG ATTCTAGGTCTATGCTTTATGTCCCTTCAGTAATGGCTACTGCCGCAATGCTATATATTATTGATGGTGTAGAACCCAGTCTTGCAGCAGAATACCAAAGCCAGCTTTTGGGCATTCTTGGAATCGATAAA GACAAGGTAGAGGATTGTAGCAAGCTCGTAATGGAATTGGCTCCCGGAGACCATTTTAAGTTTTCAAGCAAACGCAAGTATAGTTCAATTCCAGGCAGTCCAAACGGGGTGATTGACGTGTCTTTTAGCTCAGACAGCTCGAATTATTCATGGTCTGTGGTGTCATCGGTGTCTTCATCACCAGAACCTCTGTCCAAGAAGACCAGGGCACTGCAGAGTCTAAATGATGCAACCACAGATTTTCTCAGCCTTCCTCGCTAG